One window from the genome of Sphingomonas lacunae encodes:
- a CDS encoding PAS domain-containing protein, giving the protein MDSLRRGYDSDGLSTDAPGIEAPPMIGQDERRMHVRAYNFWAKLLDGRSFPAIDSLDLDNLGDFGPNAVLLDFTSGIENPALGFVGESLARECELDDSIHYIADVPRRSLLSRLTDHYLQIIANRAPIGFEAEFVNSRGATILYRGVLLPFSSDDDTIDFILGVINWKQAAEPELVDALAAEMEAASNVPVHHRPTAPVWADGPDSDSDRPLMPSLMEEGPLRAPRKQMVISREDSPNASLRDGEPAATSLPLTGDENDEDVLTLDTPLFDPADASLADWLASARESADTAAHVNARGHAALYNAIGRAWGFAIATQSAPEDYRELLQEAGLQHSTRSPMTPIVKLVFGAGHDKTRLAEYAAVLVHAAREQIAPDSLPAYLSAYQGGLKGLVRDIRRSSRGQDTQAGDTADMIATLRAAPAIGDVAMGSGNDDGEFIVLVARREQSGTLSVVAQLPQSETLTQRALKRAARTLLD; this is encoded by the coding sequence ATGGACAGTCTTCGCAGAGGCTATGACAGTGACGGATTGTCGACGGATGCGCCGGGGATAGAGGCGCCGCCGATGATCGGCCAAGACGAACGGCGCATGCATGTGCGCGCTTACAACTTTTGGGCCAAGCTCCTCGACGGCCGCTCCTTTCCCGCGATCGATTCACTCGACCTCGATAATTTGGGCGATTTCGGCCCCAATGCGGTGCTGCTGGATTTCACCAGCGGGATCGAAAACCCGGCCCTCGGCTTCGTCGGCGAATCGTTGGCACGCGAATGCGAGCTGGACGACAGCATCCACTATATTGCCGATGTCCCGCGTCGTTCACTGCTGTCGCGGCTGACCGACCATTATCTGCAGATCATCGCCAACCGCGCACCGATCGGTTTCGAAGCCGAGTTCGTCAACTCGCGTGGGGCAACCATCCTGTATCGCGGCGTTTTGCTGCCCTTTTCGTCGGATGACGACACAATTGACTTCATTCTGGGTGTCATCAACTGGAAACAAGCCGCCGAGCCTGAACTGGTCGATGCACTGGCTGCGGAAATGGAGGCTGCCTCCAATGTGCCGGTGCACCATCGGCCAACCGCGCCAGTGTGGGCGGATGGTCCGGATTCGGACAGCGACAGGCCGCTGATGCCCTCGCTGATGGAGGAAGGCCCCCTTCGCGCTCCGCGCAAGCAGATGGTCATTTCCCGCGAAGACAGCCCCAATGCCTCATTGCGGGATGGCGAACCGGCGGCGACCAGCCTCCCCTTGACTGGGGACGAAAATGACGAAGACGTGCTCACTCTGGACACGCCACTGTTCGATCCGGCTGATGCCAGCCTCGCCGATTGGCTCGCCAGCGCGCGTGAAAGCGCAGACACGGCGGCGCACGTCAATGCGCGCGGCCATGCCGCCCTTTATAATGCGATTGGCAGGGCATGGGGCTTTGCCATAGCCACCCAATCAGCCCCTGAAGATTATCGCGAATTGCTGCAGGAAGCAGGTTTGCAGCATTCCACCCGCTCACCAATGACGCCCATCGTCAAACTTGTGTTTGGCGCCGGACACGACAAGACACGGCTGGCCGAATATGCCGCCGTGCTAGTCCATGCCGCGCGCGAGCAAATAGCGCCGGACAGTCTGCCGGCCTATCTTTCGGCCTATCAGGGCGGCCTGAAAGGGCTGGTCAGAGACATCAGGCGTTCCAGCCGGGGCCAAGACACGCAGGCAGGTGACACGGCCGACATGATCGCCACCCTTCGCGCTGCGCCAGCAATTGGCGACGTTGCAATGGGCTCCGGCAACGATGATGGAGAATTCATCGTCCTTGTGGCTCGACGCGAACAGAGCGGCACCCTGTCCGTCGTTGCCCAATTGCCTCAGTCCGAGACCCTGACCCAAAGAGCTCTCAAACGCGCCGCTCGCACCCTTTTGGACTGA